The Streptomyces sp. TLI_105 DNA segment GCTCCTGCCGCCCGAGATCGAGCTGATCCACGGCCCGGGCTGTCCGGTCTGCGTCACCCCGCTGGAGATGATCGACAAGGCCCTGGAGATCGCTTCCCGGCCAGGGGTGATCTTCTGCTCTTTCGGCGACATGCTCCGCGTCCCCGGCACGGGCCGCGACCTGTTCCAGGTCCGCGGGCAAGGCGGCGACGTCAGGGTGGTCTACTCCCCGCTGGACGCGCTGCGGATCGCCGAGCAGAACCCGGACCGGGAGGTGGTCTTCTTCGGCATCGGCTTCGAGACCACGGCGCCACCCAACGCGATGACGGTCCATCAGGCGCGCAAGCGGAACATCCGTAACTTCAGCCTGCTCGTGTCCCACGTCCGCGTCCCCCCGGCGATCGACGCGATCATGCGGTCCCCGGACTGCCGCGTCCAGGGCTTCCTCGCCGCCGGCCACGTCTGCAGCGTGATGGGCACGGCCGAGTACCCGGAGCTCGCGCAACGCCACCGGGTGCCGATCGTGGTGACCGGATTCGAGCCGCTGGACATCCTGGAAGGCGTACGCAGGACCCTGCTCCAGCTGGAACGGGGTGAGCACACGGTCGAGAACGCCTATCAGCGCGCCGTGACGGCCGAGGGCAATCCGTCGGCACAGGCGATGCTGAGCGATGTCTTCGAGATCACCGACCGGGCCTGGCGAGGCATCGGCGTCATCCCGGACAGCGGCTGGCGCCTGTCCGAACGCTACCGTGACCACGACGCCGAGCACCGCTTCTCCGTCGAGGGGATCGACACCCGCGAGCCCGCCGAGTGCCGCAGCGGCGAAGTCCTCCAGGGCCTGCTGAAACCGAACGAGTGCGAGGCGTTCGGCACCACCTGCACGCCCCGCTCCCCGCTCGGCGCCACGATGGTGTCCAGCGAGGGCGCCTGCGCCGCCTACTACCTCTACCGGCGGCTCGACGCGGGAACCCCGGGACAGCGGCCTCCCG contains these protein-coding regions:
- the hypD gene encoding hydrogenase formation protein HypD, translating into MKYIDEFQNPELAGRLLDEIRATVTRPWALMEVCGGQTHSIIRHGIDQLLPPEIELIHGPGCPVCVTPLEMIDKALEIASRPGVIFCSFGDMLRVPGTGRDLFQVRGQGGDVRVVYSPLDALRIAEQNPDREVVFFGIGFETTAPPNAMTVHQARKRNIRNFSLLVSHVRVPPAIDAIMRSPDCRVQGFLAAGHVCSVMGTAEYPELAQRHRVPIVVTGFEPLDILEGVRRTLLQLERGEHTVENAYQRAVTAEGNPSAQAMLSDVFEITDRAWRGIGVIPDSGWRLSERYRDHDAEHRFSVEGIDTREPAECRSGEVLQGLLKPNECEAFGTTCTPRSPLGATMVSSEGACAAYYLYRRLDAGTPGQRPPAPASGTPSPVTAPLEGSPLA